A DNA window from Luteolibacter luteus contains the following coding sequences:
- a CDS encoding tetratricopeptide repeat protein: protein MRFQRLVLPAALAVLLASCGDDGDLPPLVGSTSANNDRAEALYTQAQSAEQSGNRKKAIKLYDTLADEMPIATRAPEARFRQGELLEQEGDVRKAFDAYQDFLTRYNSSGLYQKALDRQASMAQSAADGHVKTSFLGLKASISNEKIVEMLGKVRGNAPRSPAASKAQFTIGEVWESQGNAAGSTKAIAAYKELVVEFPDSKEAPEAQFRIGKILLDEARRGNQDQANLDRAKEALLDYTRQYPGHGKNAEARKLISNIGGQDIERSYEIAQFYERKGDTGSAKFYYEEVMNKAKSGDLYNKAKARLAALGQ, encoded by the coding sequence ATGCGATTCCAGCGCCTCGTCCTTCCAGCAGCTTTGGCAGTCCTTCTTGCATCTTGTGGCGACGACGGCGACCTGCCGCCGCTGGTGGGCTCCACCTCCGCGAATAACGACCGCGCCGAGGCCCTGTACACCCAAGCCCAATCCGCCGAGCAATCCGGCAATCGCAAGAAGGCGATCAAGCTCTACGACACCTTGGCCGACGAGATGCCGATCGCAACCCGCGCCCCGGAAGCACGTTTCCGCCAGGGCGAGCTGCTCGAGCAGGAAGGTGACGTGCGCAAGGCCTTCGACGCCTATCAGGATTTCCTCACCCGCTACAACAGCAGCGGCCTCTATCAGAAGGCCCTCGACCGCCAGGCGAGCATGGCCCAGTCCGCCGCAGATGGCCATGTGAAGACCAGCTTTCTCGGTCTGAAGGCTTCGATCTCGAATGAGAAGATCGTCGAGATGCTTGGCAAGGTGCGTGGCAATGCACCTCGCTCCCCCGCCGCATCGAAGGCCCAGTTCACCATCGGCGAAGTCTGGGAAAGCCAAGGGAATGCCGCCGGCTCCACCAAGGCGATCGCGGCCTACAAGGAACTGGTCGTCGAATTCCCCGACAGCAAGGAAGCGCCTGAAGCGCAATTCCGCATCGGCAAGATCCTGCTGGATGAAGCCCGCCGCGGTAACCAGGACCAAGCCAACCTCGATCGCGCCAAGGAAGCGCTTCTGGATTACACCCGTCAGTATCCCGGCCACGGGAAGAACGCGGAAGCCCGCAAGCTGATCTCCAACATTGGCGGCCAGGACATCGAGCGTTCCTACGAGATCGCCCAGTTCTATGAGCGCAAGGGCGACACCGGCTCCGCGAAGTTCTACTATGAGGAAGTGATGAACAAGGCGAAGTCCGGCGACCTCTATAACAAGGCCAAGGCTCGTCTCGCAGCACTCGGCCAGTAA
- the infC gene encoding translation initiation factor IF-3 produces the protein MTRVNDRIRAPKVRVVLFNGDQLGVMSAREALDKAKMIGLDLVEIAPNADPPVCRIVDYGKYKYEQSKLKKVKSKNSTRMKEVKFRVGTGQHDYNIKMGRAEGFLDTGHKVRMVLQFRGRENAHKELGFVMMKRIIEDLKQIAHVDQEPRLNGRAVGMTLSPLPAHQRKRKFHLFHGELLEEDDFEDDEEGEGFEEHEESSEEGGSEESVKADASEEASAEKD, from the coding sequence ATGACGCGCGTGAACGACCGGATCCGCGCGCCCAAGGTGCGTGTCGTACTGTTCAACGGCGATCAGTTGGGCGTGATGAGCGCCCGCGAGGCCTTGGATAAGGCGAAGATGATCGGGCTCGACCTGGTCGAAATTGCCCCCAATGCCGATCCGCCGGTCTGCCGCATTGTCGATTACGGCAAGTATAAGTACGAGCAGTCCAAATTGAAGAAAGTGAAGTCGAAGAACTCGACCCGCATGAAGGAAGTGAAATTCCGCGTGGGCACGGGCCAGCACGACTACAACATCAAGATGGGCCGCGCCGAGGGCTTCCTCGATACGGGTCACAAGGTGCGCATGGTTCTCCAATTCCGCGGCCGTGAAAACGCGCACAAGGAACTCGGGTTCGTGATGATGAAGCGCATCATCGAGGATCTCAAGCAGATCGCCCACGTCGACCAAGAGCCGCGGCTCAACGGTCGTGCCGTCGGCATGACCCTTTCGCCTCTGCCAGCGCACCAGCGCAAGCGGAAGTTCCATCTCTTCCATGGTGAGTTGCTCGAAGAAGACGATTTCGAGGACGACGAGGAAGGCGAAGGCTTCGAGGAGCACGAAGAGTCCTCCGAGGAGGGTGGTTCCGAGGAGTCCGTGAAGGCGGATGCTTCCGAAGAAGCATCGGCGGAAAAGGACTAG
- the lptE gene encoding LPS assembly lipoprotein LptE — MRLALLLPAIALALSSCAGYQLGGAKPAVLKDVHNISVPMFHNDTLHPRAEALATSAAADAIVQDGTYRITSLDKADAVLEGTVHTVDYMAIRTTRLDTLRPEELQNTVTINWKLKDAKDPTKMLASGISTGTSRFFVDSNLQTSRTNALPDALQRATEEMVSTLANGF, encoded by the coding sequence ATGCGCCTCGCCCTGCTCCTGCCTGCCATCGCACTCGCGCTTTCTTCCTGCGCCGGCTACCAGCTCGGCGGGGCAAAGCCCGCGGTGCTGAAGGACGTGCACAACATCAGCGTACCGATGTTCCACAACGACACGCTGCATCCCCGCGCCGAGGCGCTCGCGACCAGCGCCGCGGCGGATGCCATCGTTCAGGATGGAACATACCGCATCACCTCGCTCGACAAGGCGGATGCGGTGCTAGAGGGCACGGTGCATACCGTGGATTACATGGCGATCCGCACCACCCGCCTCGACACCCTGCGCCCGGAAGAGCTGCAGAATACCGTGACGATCAACTGGAAGCTCAAGGATGCCAAGGATCCGACGAAGATGCTGGCCTCCGGCATCTCCACCGGCACCAGCCGCTTCTTCGTGGACTCCAATCTTCAGACGTCCCGCACCAACGCCCTGCCGGACGCCCTCCAGCGGGCGACCGAGGAGATGGTTTCGACACTGGCCAACGGCTTCTAA
- a CDS encoding HAD family hydrolase encodes MPPAKLWLFDIDGTLVDTGGAGMRALQEAAIECFGGEGPPLDLAGSTDLGVLAGILAHFERPHGREDEAFFFGTYLRRLEWQLEHGGFPGRVLPGAAELLEELARVPDVSIGLLTGNVADGAAAKMRHYGLLHHFPFGAYGCDHADRNLLGPVALERAAIHAGRDFTAEETLVIGDTPKDIACARAMGARCLAVATGKFSAEQLCAYGADMVVQGLDDPEILEAFLS; translated from the coding sequence GTGCCTCCGGCAAAGCTTTGGCTGTTCGACATCGACGGCACCCTGGTGGATACCGGTGGTGCCGGGATGCGTGCCTTGCAGGAAGCGGCCATTGAGTGCTTCGGCGGGGAAGGTCCTCCGCTTGATCTCGCTGGAAGCACGGACTTGGGCGTTCTCGCGGGAATCCTCGCCCACTTCGAGCGCCCGCATGGGAGAGAGGACGAAGCATTTTTCTTCGGCACCTACCTGAGGCGTCTCGAGTGGCAGTTGGAGCACGGGGGATTCCCTGGGCGGGTTCTGCCCGGGGCTGCCGAGTTGCTTGAAGAGCTCGCTAGGGTTCCCGACGTGAGTATCGGGCTACTGACCGGAAACGTCGCGGATGGAGCCGCGGCGAAGATGAGGCACTATGGTCTGCTTCATCATTTCCCCTTCGGTGCCTATGGCTGTGATCACGCCGACCGGAACCTACTGGGGCCGGTAGCTTTGGAACGCGCGGCGATCCACGCGGGTCGCGATTTTACCGCGGAGGAGACGCTGGTGATCGGAGATACGCCGAAGGATATCGCTTGTGCCCGTGCGATGGGGGCTCGCTGTCTGGCGGTGGCGACCGGAAAATTTAGCGCCGAACAGCTCTGCGCCTACGGAGCGGATATGGTGGTGCAGGGTCTGGATGATCCCGAGATCCTGGAGGCGTTTCTCTCCTAG
- a CDS encoding Gfo/Idh/MocA family protein: MEIIRAGVAGAGAMGRNHARVYSMIPEAKLCAVYDADAGRAKAVADEFGTVPVTSLEELAELAEAISVAVPTVAHREVGCRLMDLGSHVLMEKPIAPSVEDAGALVDASKRNGRILQVGHIERFNPVLRQLEERLTRPKFIEAHRLSPFPNRSIDIGVVLDLMIHDLEIILHLVRSPVTSIDAVGVPVLTPAEDIANARLRFENGCVANVTASRISPEKMRKIRVFQSDCYLSLDYQEQAGQIHWRDGMSIQRAEVEVAKDEPLKLELAAFIASVANGHDPAVTGQQGTAALELALEITRLIHEQG; the protein is encoded by the coding sequence ATGGAAATCATTCGTGCGGGTGTGGCCGGGGCAGGGGCAATGGGGCGGAATCATGCGCGCGTCTACAGCATGATCCCGGAGGCGAAGCTTTGCGCGGTCTATGATGCGGATGCAGGGCGGGCGAAGGCGGTGGCGGATGAATTTGGCACGGTGCCGGTGACCTCGCTGGAGGAACTCGCCGAACTCGCGGAGGCGATTAGCGTGGCGGTGCCGACGGTGGCACATCGCGAGGTTGGTTGCCGCCTGATGGATCTTGGTTCCCACGTGCTGATGGAGAAGCCGATCGCGCCCTCGGTGGAAGATGCCGGTGCGCTGGTGGATGCTTCGAAGCGCAACGGCCGCATCCTCCAGGTAGGGCACATCGAGCGCTTCAATCCGGTGCTGAGGCAATTGGAGGAGCGCCTCACGCGACCGAAGTTCATCGAGGCTCACCGGCTGTCCCCATTCCCGAACCGCAGCATCGACATTGGCGTGGTGCTGGATCTCATGATCCATGATCTGGAAATCATCCTGCACCTCGTGAGATCGCCGGTGACGAGCATCGATGCCGTCGGGGTGCCGGTGCTGACGCCGGCCGAGGATATCGCCAACGCGCGGCTTCGTTTCGAGAACGGCTGCGTGGCAAACGTGACGGCCAGCCGCATCAGTCCGGAGAAGATGCGGAAGATCCGCGTTTTCCAATCGGACTGCTATCTTTCGCTCGATTATCAGGAGCAGGCTGGCCAGATCCACTGGCGCGATGGCATGTCCATCCAGCGTGCGGAGGTGGAGGTGGCGAAGGACGAGCCGCTGAAACTGGAGCTGGCGGCCTTCATCGCCAGCGTGGCGAATGGCCATGACCCCGCGGTGACCGGCCAGCAGGGCACTGCCGCGCTGGAGCTGGCGCTGGAGATCACCCGCCTGATCCACGAACAGGGATAA
- the proC gene encoding pyrroline-5-carboxylate reductase, which yields MKLGVIGCGKMGSALVEGAIRSGALNPEQVTGCDASPEAAKAFAAATGAHIVDTIGALEADTYLLCTKPQHAEAALGWLPDASSLVISVAAGLTTSWIEARVPGSVRVIRCMPNTPALVGQGAAAFCRGKGATSTDAEAAQLLLGSVGLAVELPESLMNAVTGLSGSGPAFVYIMIEAMADGGVLAGLPRAEALKLAAQTVLGAATMVLETNQHPGALKDMVASPGGTTIAGLAELEKRGMRAAFIEAVQTASRRSAELGGS from the coding sequence ATGAAACTCGGTGTCATCGGCTGTGGAAAAATGGGCAGTGCCTTGGTGGAGGGAGCCATTCGCTCCGGCGCCCTGAACCCGGAGCAAGTGACCGGCTGCGATGCCTCGCCGGAAGCAGCCAAGGCCTTCGCCGCCGCCACCGGAGCCCACATCGTCGACACCATCGGGGCGCTGGAAGCGGATACCTACCTGCTCTGTACCAAACCCCAACATGCCGAGGCCGCTCTGGGCTGGCTGCCTGACGCCAGCTCGCTGGTCATCTCCGTGGCTGCGGGACTCACCACCTCATGGATCGAAGCACGGGTACCCGGCTCGGTTCGCGTGATCCGCTGCATGCCAAATACCCCGGCGCTCGTCGGACAAGGGGCCGCCGCCTTTTGCCGTGGCAAGGGCGCGACCTCAACCGACGCCGAAGCCGCACAACTGCTGCTGGGCTCAGTTGGCCTAGCCGTGGAACTCCCTGAATCCCTGATGAATGCCGTCACCGGGCTGTCCGGAAGCGGCCCCGCCTTCGTTTACATCATGATCGAGGCGATGGCGGACGGCGGGGTGCTCGCGGGATTACCCCGCGCCGAGGCGCTCAAGCTGGCCGCCCAGACCGTCCTGGGAGCCGCCACCATGGTGCTGGAAACAAACCAGCACCCCGGTGCCCTGAAGGACATGGTGGCCTCCCCGGGAGGCACCACCATCGCCGGGCTCGCCGAGCTGGAAAAACGCGGCATGCGGGCGGCCTTCATCGAAGCCGTCCAAACCGCCTCCCGGCGCTCGGCCGAACTCGGCGGTTCCTGA
- a CDS encoding DUF7452 domain-containing protein, with the protein MKSDSNPRASALMGLACAALTFSFATPLEAAGSALPKAYRFTSTAANTTDAFMTLNHVALNGKPTLRLILGQVHEGVANPHAVSLRYHSGLGRWQIMNGDLEDIPVNAKFNVMVAPAAKPVSVTPTSVSGILAFFQTQKGNPGAILLSTHIFNPVLTLQGVEQPNHVGLFYNQPAFPLTPASGRWTIYQENVKANIATVYNVADFTKLKQGSTPLAFRHTAAAANTTDGVTTITNAATDGKPNAAVFVQHVFTDEAPESVDEALGVSYADGKWKIITQDQDDLPLPAEFMVTVIPTITP; encoded by the coding sequence ATGAAATCTGATTCCAATCCGCGTGCCTCCGCGTTGATGGGCCTCGCTTGTGCAGCTCTCACTTTTTCCTTCGCGACTCCACTGGAAGCCGCCGGTAGCGCCCTGCCAAAGGCGTACCGCTTCACATCGACAGCGGCGAACACCACGGATGCATTCATGACCTTGAACCACGTGGCTCTCAACGGGAAGCCAACGCTGCGCCTGATCTTGGGCCAGGTTCACGAAGGCGTCGCCAACCCTCATGCCGTGAGCCTCCGCTATCACTCCGGCCTCGGAAGGTGGCAGATCATGAATGGGGATCTGGAAGACATCCCCGTGAATGCGAAGTTCAACGTAATGGTCGCTCCCGCGGCCAAGCCGGTGAGTGTCACCCCGACATCAGTCAGCGGAATCCTCGCGTTTTTCCAAACACAGAAGGGCAATCCCGGCGCCATCCTGCTCTCCACCCATATTTTCAATCCGGTCCTGACGCTCCAGGGCGTCGAGCAGCCCAATCATGTCGGGCTCTTCTACAACCAGCCGGCATTCCCGCTGACACCCGCGTCAGGCCGCTGGACCATCTATCAGGAGAACGTGAAGGCAAACATTGCCACCGTGTACAACGTGGCCGATTTCACCAAGCTGAAGCAGGGCTCAACACCCCTCGCCTTCCGCCACACTGCCGCCGCTGCCAACACCACCGATGGCGTGACTACGATCACCAACGCCGCCACCGACGGAAAGCCGAACGCAGCCGTCTTCGTGCAGCATGTCTTCACCGATGAAGCTCCGGAGAGCGTCGATGAAGCGCTCGGGGTGTCTTACGCGGATGGCAAATGGAAGATCATCACCCAGGATCAGGATGACCTGCCGCTCCCGGCCGAGTTCATGGTGACGGTGATCCCCACCATCACCCCGTAG
- a CDS encoding tetratricopeptide repeat protein, with the protein MRYFVAILASLGLAAAAEEDAVPPVEAVISSRLASLPEPAPVQLPKGITMAITSSSPAAQKHVLDGISNLHGGWDFEAYRHFCAALKLDPDCLMAHWGVVVSLIDPEPDLVDERSAALRRMVELVSKEGGTELERSYAFGIATFFQKGAAAAAGVFQAASEKYPNDPQLKLLCAALGRTGYDEEGKPNVEQERAEALLDGMLTQDPDHPLYLYAYLTVRAEAPDLRGDLARARRLVQVAPGYAPALHMLGHYELRNGNIAQAIDAFSQAGEAYRQWMKATGVTHADCPGWVKAECYRAAALAEKGDYANALAVAKSVGAIDLPPDRARSEGGQLLLWEGRTLEARLLMRRSGQGDVAAAIASLPKPERHKVYGKTTHSVWFYQGLAFILEARKALLAGNPEECRKIADAITLHGEKMAENRDAAAAAGERSSWIRAFNAMEVYAGELRGEMAMKGPKDGINSAFNWYRAALDRQSPPSMLMPPTVLLPMQARLAEYYMAKNQPDDAVEILMQAQRRYTNDLEILTRLQAAHKKAGRTKEAGEIAATIEQVKSE; encoded by the coding sequence ATGCGATACTTCGTGGCGATCCTCGCCAGCCTTGGTCTGGCTGCAGCAGCGGAAGAAGATGCCGTCCCGCCGGTGGAGGCGGTGATTTCCAGTCGGCTTGCCAGCTTGCCGGAGCCGGCTCCCGTCCAACTGCCGAAGGGCATCACCATGGCGATCACGTCTTCAAGTCCGGCAGCACAGAAGCATGTGCTCGATGGGATTTCGAATCTCCATGGAGGCTGGGATTTCGAGGCATACCGCCATTTCTGTGCCGCGCTGAAACTTGATCCGGATTGCCTGATGGCCCACTGGGGCGTGGTGGTCTCTCTTATCGATCCGGAGCCGGATCTGGTGGACGAGCGTTCGGCCGCGTTGAGGCGCATGGTCGAACTGGTATCGAAGGAAGGCGGCACGGAGTTGGAGCGGTCCTATGCCTTTGGGATCGCCACCTTTTTCCAGAAAGGCGCTGCGGCTGCGGCGGGGGTTTTCCAAGCGGCATCCGAGAAGTATCCGAATGACCCGCAGCTCAAGCTGCTGTGCGCCGCCTTGGGACGCACCGGCTACGATGAAGAAGGCAAGCCGAACGTGGAGCAGGAACGTGCCGAGGCCTTGCTCGATGGCATGCTTACCCAAGACCCGGATCACCCGCTCTATCTCTATGCCTACTTGACCGTGCGTGCTGAAGCACCGGATCTACGCGGTGACCTTGCGCGCGCGCGCCGGCTGGTTCAGGTCGCGCCGGGCTATGCGCCCGCCTTGCACATGCTGGGGCACTACGAGCTGAGGAACGGCAACATCGCCCAAGCGATCGATGCCTTCTCCCAAGCGGGTGAAGCTTATCGGCAATGGATGAAGGCGACCGGTGTGACTCATGCCGATTGCCCGGGGTGGGTGAAGGCTGAGTGCTACCGGGCCGCGGCCCTGGCGGAGAAGGGTGATTATGCAAATGCCTTGGCCGTGGCGAAGTCGGTCGGCGCGATTGATTTGCCGCCAGACCGCGCTCGTAGCGAGGGCGGCCAGCTCCTGCTTTGGGAAGGCCGCACCCTCGAAGCTCGCTTGCTCATGCGCCGCTCAGGTCAAGGCGATGTCGCCGCGGCGATCGCGTCCCTGCCGAAACCGGAGAGGCACAAGGTCTATGGCAAGACCACCCACTCGGTGTGGTTCTATCAAGGTCTGGCCTTCATCCTGGAGGCGCGGAAAGCGCTTCTGGCGGGGAATCCTGAAGAGTGTCGGAAGATCGCGGACGCGATCACGCTGCACGGGGAAAAGATGGCGGAGAACCGCGATGCTGCGGCTGCCGCAGGGGAGCGCTCCTCTTGGATCCGCGCCTTCAATGCCATGGAGGTCTACGCCGGCGAACTGCGCGGTGAGATGGCGATGAAAGGTCCGAAAGACGGGATCAACTCGGCTTTCAACTGGTATCGCGCGGCCCTCGACCGGCAGAGCCCGCCATCCATGTTGATGCCTCCGACAGTGCTGTTGCCGATGCAGGCCAGGCTGGCGGAATATTACATGGCGAAGAACCAGCCGGACGACGCCGTTGAGATCCTGATGCAGGCGCAACGCCGCTACACAAACGATCTGGAGATCCTGACCCGCTTGCAAGCTGCGCACAAAAAGGCGGGCCGGACCAAGGAAGCGGGCGAAATCGCTGCCACCATCGAGCAGGTGAAGTCGGAGTAA
- the rsmI gene encoding 16S rRNA (cytidine(1402)-2'-O)-methyltransferase, producing MSEPGRFILVPTPIGNMGDITLRAIEVLKEANRIACEDTRHSSPLLAKLGISGKPLVSLHDHNEARRLPELVEAARAGETIAVVTDAGMPAVSDPGYRVVQACIEQGIPFEVLPGPSAVLTALVGSGFPVHAFRFLGFLPIKKGRRLNILEDSLSTEGTSIFFESPHRLLSTLELLAGKHPEAPCCVARELTKKFETYHRGTAAELFAHFKAHAPKGEIVFLIAGDAKKRREPEDD from the coding sequence ATGAGCGAACCCGGCCGCTTCATTCTGGTTCCCACGCCGATCGGCAACATGGGGGACATCACCCTGCGGGCGATCGAGGTGCTGAAGGAAGCGAACCGAATCGCCTGCGAGGACACGCGCCATTCGTCGCCCCTGCTGGCGAAGCTTGGCATCTCCGGAAAGCCTTTGGTCTCGCTTCACGACCACAATGAAGCGCGGCGTCTACCCGAGCTCGTCGAGGCCGCCCGCGCCGGCGAGACGATCGCCGTGGTGACGGACGCCGGCATGCCGGCCGTTTCCGATCCCGGCTACCGCGTGGTCCAAGCCTGCATCGAACAAGGCATCCCCTTCGAAGTCCTGCCCGGACCTTCCGCCGTCCTGACCGCACTGGTGGGCTCTGGCTTTCCGGTCCACGCCTTCCGCTTCCTCGGCTTCCTGCCGATCAAGAAGGGCAGGCGTCTCAATATCCTCGAGGATTCGCTCTCGACCGAGGGGACCAGCATCTTCTTCGAGTCCCCGCACCGCCTTCTCTCCACGCTGGAACTGCTGGCGGGAAAACATCCGGAAGCGCCTTGCTGCGTCGCCCGCGAGCTGACGAAGAAGTTCGAAACTTACCACCGTGGCACCGCCGCGGAGCTTTTCGCCCACTTTAAAGCCCACGCACCGAAAGGTGAGATCGTCTTCCTGATCGCGGGCGATGCAAAGAAGCGGCGTGAGCCGGAGGATGACTGA
- a CDS encoding prolyl oligopeptidase family serine peptidase, which translates to MRFLAFLLIPILASAAPTESHESLEWKKDQKLQYLQYLPEGYGESDTARFPLVIFLHGAGERGADLNLLKKHGPPKVAMNDHGFPFILAAPQCPKEESDRWWNPDEVIALTRHLTKTLQVDPRRVHITGISMGGFGTWACITKEPELYASAVPICGGGDPAKAPILKNIPIWTFHGEKDDVIPVLRTKEMEEAILKSGGNKIRSTYFPEEAHESWNPAYANPALFAWMMLQSR; encoded by the coding sequence ATGCGTTTCCTCGCGTTTCTCCTTATCCCCATTCTCGCGTCCGCCGCCCCCACCGAGTCCCACGAAAGCCTTGAGTGGAAAAAGGATCAAAAGCTTCAGTATCTGCAATACCTGCCGGAAGGTTACGGCGAATCCGATACCGCCCGCTTCCCGCTTGTGATCTTTTTGCACGGGGCCGGCGAACGCGGGGCTGACCTGAATCTCTTGAAAAAACACGGCCCGCCGAAGGTGGCCATGAATGACCACGGCTTTCCCTTCATCCTCGCGGCTCCGCAGTGCCCGAAAGAAGAGAGCGACCGCTGGTGGAATCCCGACGAGGTGATCGCCCTCACCCGTCACCTGACAAAAACCCTCCAGGTCGATCCCCGCCGGGTCCATATCACGGGCATCAGCATGGGCGGTTTCGGCACTTGGGCCTGCATCACGAAGGAACCGGAGCTCTACGCAAGCGCCGTCCCCATCTGCGGAGGTGGAGATCCCGCCAAGGCTCCTATTCTCAAGAACATCCCGATCTGGACCTTCCACGGAGAAAAGGATGATGTCATCCCGGTTTTGAGGACCAAGGAGATGGAGGAAGCGATTCTTAAATCAGGCGGTAACAAGATCCGCTCCACCTATTTTCCGGAGGAAGCCCATGAGTCGTGGAACCCGGCCTATGCAAATCCAGCGCTCTTTGCATGGATGATGCTGCAAAGCCGCTAA
- a CDS encoding sugar phosphate isomerase/epimerase family protein: protein MKRRSFLRATAATSISLGSTGSVFAALAADNVYRKNIGIQLYTLRDDLKKDAAGTLKAVAAAGYKQVELFGFPNCQPLIDGAKDAGLAINSAHFEWDSVVNPKDEGMSDFKKTLDRAKEIGLSHLVIPYLQDGNRKTLDDYKKVAANANKAAALCKEVGIQFSYHNHAFEFEPKEGGKCGYDVFIEEFSPDMHFEVDVFWIKVGGREPSDLITKLTGRVSQLHLKDLKKGTKIPDFGSLPQDSFKELGNGMIPMEPIIEAAAKAGVKHCHVEQDYSPHPLESIKESVVNLGKL, encoded by the coding sequence ATGAAACGCAGGTCTTTCCTTCGCGCCACCGCCGCCACTTCGATTTCCCTCGGTTCCACCGGTAGCGTCTTCGCCGCGCTGGCAGCCGACAACGTCTATCGCAAGAACATCGGCATCCAGCTCTACACCCTGCGGGATGATCTGAAGAAGGATGCCGCGGGCACGCTGAAGGCCGTGGCCGCTGCGGGCTACAAGCAAGTGGAACTCTTCGGTTTCCCGAATTGCCAGCCACTGATCGACGGAGCGAAGGATGCCGGGCTCGCGATCAACTCCGCCCATTTCGAATGGGACAGCGTGGTGAATCCGAAGGATGAGGGGATGTCCGATTTCAAGAAGACCCTCGACCGGGCGAAGGAGATCGGCCTGAGCCATCTGGTGATCCCTTACCTCCAGGACGGCAATCGCAAGACCTTGGATGACTATAAGAAGGTCGCAGCAAATGCGAACAAGGCCGCGGCACTCTGCAAGGAGGTGGGCATCCAGTTCTCCTACCACAACCACGCTTTCGAATTTGAACCGAAGGAAGGTGGCAAATGCGGCTATGATGTCTTCATCGAGGAGTTCTCGCCGGACATGCATTTCGAGGTGGATGTCTTCTGGATCAAGGTTGGCGGTCGCGAGCCTTCGGATCTGATCACCAAGCTCACCGGTCGAGTGTCGCAGCTTCACCTGAAGGACCTGAAGAAGGGGACGAAGATTCCCGATTTCGGCAGCTTGCCGCAGGATTCCTTCAAGGAACTCGGCAACGGGATGATCCCGATGGAGCCGATCATCGAGGCTGCCGCCAAGGCGGGCGTGAAGCACTGCCACGTGGAGCAGGACTATTCACCGCATCCGCTTGAGAGCATCAAGGAAAGCGTGGTCAATCTCGGGAAGCTCTGA